Genomic DNA from Desulfuromonas versatilis:
TCCGCGGCCTGTTCGACACCATGGTGAGCTGCCAGTTTCTCGGTGAGGAGAAGGTGGGGCTGGCCGATGTGCTCGGCAAGCATTTCGGGGTGGAGCTGGACAAGCGCTACCAGCGGGCCGACTGGTCGGTGCGGCCGTTGACCCCGGAGATGATCAGCTACGCGGCGGAGGACACCCGCCACCTGCATCGCCTGGTGGCGCTTCTGGAAGGCCGGCTCGAGGAGAAGGGGCGGCTGGCCTGGGTGGCGGAGGAGTTTGCCCTGCTCGAGCAGGTGCGCCACAGCGAAGCGGAGGGTCCGCTGTTTCTGCGGGCCAAGGGGGCCGGAACCCTGGACCGCCGCCAGCTGGCGGTGCTCGAGGAGCTGCTGCAGTGGCGCGACCGCGAAGCCCAGCGGCGGGATTGCCCCCTGTTTCGGGTGGTGGGGAACAAGTCGCTGCTCGATCTGGCCCGCAACACGCCCCGCTCTCATCAGGGCCTGGTCGCCATCGAAGGAATTTCACCGCGGCTCGCCGACCGCTATGGCAAGCAGATGCTCCAGGCCATCGAACGGGGTCTGAACCTCCCCCAGGATCAGTTGCCGGTCTATCCGCGCAGCCCCCGTCCCGAGCGCGACCCCGAAGCCGACCGGCGCCTGGCGCTGCTCAAGGAGATGCGCACCGCCAAGGCCGGCGCCCTGGGGATGGACCCCGGCATCCTCATCAACAACACCCTGCTCGAACTGATCTCCCGCAACCCGCCGCGCAAAACCGCCGACCTCGAGGGTTTCGACGGCATGAAGAACTGGCAGCGGGAGGTGCTGGGGGAGGAAATTGTGAAAACCCTGGGTAAGGAGTGAGGAGTGAGGAGTGAGAATATACCTCTCACCCCTCACGCTTCACGTTTCACTCCTCACCTGGTTTTCCCCGGCACCCCCGGTTCGGTCATCGGCCGGGGGTCGAGGATCCTCTGCAGTTCGTCCTCGGGCAGCACTTTCTGCTCCAGCGCCACCTCCCTGACGGTTTTCCCCAATGCATAGGCCTGTTTGGCGATCTGCGCGGCCCGGTCGTAGCCGATGACCGGGGCCAGCGCGGTGCACATGGCCAGGCTCTGCTCCACGGTCTGTTCGCAGCGTCGGCGGTCTGCCTCGAGCCCCCGCACACAGCGGTGAGTAAACTGGGTGCCGGCGGTTGCGAGCAGGGCGATGGATTCGAGCAGGTTGCGGGTGATGACCGGCATCATCACGTTGAGCTCGAAATTCCCGGCAAGCCCGCCCAGGGTGATGGCGGCATCGTTGCCGATGACCTGGGCGCAGACCTGCATCAGGCTCTCGGCCATCACCGGGTTGACCTTGCCGGGCATGATCGAGCTACCCGGCTGCACCGGCGGCAGGACCAGTTCACCCAGCCCGCAGCGCGGGCCGCTGCCCAGAAAACGGATGTCGTTGGCGATCTTGAACAGCGCCGTGGCGCAAACTTTCAGGGCTCCGCTGGCGGCCACCGCAGCGTCCCTGGCCCCCTGCGCCTCGAAATGATTGGCCGCCTCCTTGAAAGGCAGGCCGGTCACCTCGGCCAGACCGTCGATGACCTTGGCGGCGAAGCGCGGATGGGTGTTGATGCCGGTCCCGACCGCGGTCCCGCCGAGGGGCAGCTCGAGCAGCCCTTCCAGGCTGTTTTCCAGGCGGCGGATCGACAGGGCGACCTGGCGGGCGTAGCCGGAGAAGACCTGGCCGAGGCGCACCGGGGTGGCGTCCTGCAGGTGGGTGCGGCCGATCTTGACGATGTCGTCGAATTCGCCGGCCTTTTCGCCCAGGGCCTCCTGCAGGGCGAACAGGGCGGGGATGAGGCTGTGGCGGATCTCCACGGCGGCGGCCAGGTGCATGGCGGTGGGGATGACGTCGTTGCTCGACTGGCCCAGGTTGACGTGGTCATTGGGGTGGACGGTTCGCTTCTCCGGGGGCTCTTCAAGCAGCTGGGAGGCGCGGTGGGCGATGACCTCGTTGGCGTTCATGTTGGTGCTGGTCCCCGATCCGGTCTGAAAGATGTCCAGCACGAACTCGCCGTCCAGGGTTCCCTGGATGACCTCTTCGGCGGCTTCCATGATGGCCATGGCCCGGTCGCGGTCGAGCAGCTCCAGCTCCATGTTGACCCGCGCCGCCCGCTCCTTGATCATCCCCAGGGCACGAATAAAGGGGCGCGGAAAGCGCACCCCGCTGATGGGAAAGTTTTGCAGGGCCCGGGCGGTCTGGGCGCCGTAGAGGGCCGTCGCGGGGACCTGCATTTCGCCCATGGAATCGCGTTCGATCCGTTTGTCGTTCATCGATCCTCCCCTGGCTGCGGAGCCTCTCCGCTGCCGCAAGAAAAACAGTTTTTCCTCCTGATAATAGCAAGTTGCGCCATGCTGTCAATGTCGCCTCCGAATGAGTTTTAATCTCACTAATATTTTCCCCACATGTTTTATCGTCGCTAATTTCTCGGGGTTCGGCTAGAATGCGTCTCCATGAGCACCCTGGCCTTTTCACTGATCCTGTTCTCCGCCCTGATGCACGCCCTGTGGAACCTGCTGGTCAAGCGCAGCAGGGACAAGACCGTGTTCATCTGGTGGATGTTCGTCTGTTCGGGCGGGATGCTCAATCTGCTGCTCCCTTTCATGCCCGAGCCCTTTCCGCTGCCTTCGGGGCAGGTCCTGCTGCTGGGGGCCGGCGGCGCCGCCTGCTTCGTGTTCTATCACCTGTTCAACGGGCGCGCCTATCGGGCGGGCGATCTGTCATTGACTTATCCTCTTTCGCAGACGGCCATGGTCTATGTTCCGGTCTGGGGAGTGCTGCTGCTCGGCGAACAACTCTCGCCCCTGGGGGTGGGGGGGATCCTGCTGATTCTCTGCGGCGCCTATTGCGTTCAGCTGCGCCGGCTCAGCAGCTCGGAAATCCTGCGCCCGTTCCGCAATTTGAGCGACCCTTCGGTGCAGGCCGCGCTAATTGCTGGATTCATCTATTCCGTGGGGGCGGTGATCGACAAATCGGGCGTCACCATCTACCCGGCCTTCCATTTCACCTACCTGCTGGTCATGTTCATGCTGGCCTTTCTTACTCTGAATTTGCTGCGTCCATCCTACCGTGGCCGGGTACTGGAGGAGTTCCGGCACAGCCGGATGCTGGTGGCGGTTTCCGGGCCGGTGATGATGGGCTCGTTCCTGACCTTCCGATTCGGACTCAAGCTGGCGCCAATGAGCTATGCGGTTCCGGTGCGCCAGGTCAGCCTGCTGATCGGGGTGCTGATCGGCACCCTGTTTCTCGGCGAGTCCTGCGGCCGCATCCGCTTTATCGCCGCCATGCTGATCCTCGCCGGGGTCTGCCTGGTGCGGCTGGGGTGAAAGGCCGTAACGCGTGATGCGTAAGGCGTAAGGCGTAAGATCCCTTCTCTTTTCACCGATTACGTATTACGCTTTACCCATTACGATTCCTTCCACTGACCACGGACCACGGATTTTAAGATGAAAAATCTTGCCAATTTCTTTTTCGAAGTGGGGATGCTCAAGCGCACGCCGCGCACCGGGTTCCAGTTTCTCGGTTCGGGGGCGGAGTCGGTGGCCGAGCATATCTTCCGCACCGCGATCATCGGTTACACCCTGGCGCGCCTCGATGACGAGGCCGACGTCGGGCGGGTGCTGGAGCTGTGCCTGTTCCACGACGTCCCCGAGGCGCGCACCGGCGACCTCAACTACGTCAACAAAAAGTACGTCAAGGCCGACGAGGCCAAGGCGGTGGAGGACCTGGCCCGCACCCTGCCTTTCGGCGACCACTACCGCAGCGCTCTGCAGGAGTTCGCCGCGGCCGGCAGCCGCGAGGCCCTCATTGCCCACGACGCCGACCAGCTGGAGATGATCCTGGCGCTCAAGGAGTACAAGGACCTCGGCAATCGCTACGCTGACGAGTGGTATCCCTTCGCCGTGCGGCGGCTGAAAACCGAACCCGCCCAGCGCCTGGCGGAGACGATCTGGGCCACCGATTCGAGCCGCTGGTGGTTCGACGATGATGCCGAGTGGTGGGTCAAGGGGCGAAAAGACCAGCTCTAGTTTCGGGCATTTGGGCTTGACATTCTCTTCTCCATGGCGTTTATTTAAAGCCCTTAAATGGGGGAAATTAAATGTCATGCAGGGAGGGACACCTTGGAGCTCGCCGCCAGCCGGGCTCGGTTGTCTTTTTGCCTCGGGGATATCGCCTTGCCGGTACTGTCCCTCGATGGCGAGGAGACCCTGTCCGAGCCTTTTCACTTCCGTATCGAAACCCTTTGTCCTGAAGGTCACCCCATATCCGGCATGCCGGGCCAGCCGGGTCAGGTCGGCCTGACCGGCCGCGACGGGGCGCAGCGAAAGCTGGCCGGGGTGGTGACCGGCGCCGAGGAGCTCGGCCGGCACGGCGACGGTCGGCGTCGCGTCCTGGTCTGTTTCGAATCACGCCTGGCGCTGCTGCGCCTGCAGAGCGACACCCGCCTGGTCCTGTCCCGATCCACTCCCGAAATCGTTCGCGATACCCTGTTGCAGCACGGTTTTTCCCCCAATCAGCTCCGCTTTCACCTGACCCGTACCTGCCGCGTGCGCCCCTCGACTTTGCAGGCCGCGGAGACTGACCTTGCCTTCGTCCTGAGGCTGCTGGCCCGCGAGGGGATCTTCTTCTGGTCGGACCAGGAGCAGGGGCGCGAGGTGGTGCATTTTGCCGACCACAACTCCCATTGCCCCGCCCTCGAACGCCCCCCGGTCCGTTACCGTCCCGGTGGCGGGCTCGCCGCCGGCCAGCCGCAGACGGCCTTCGATCGGCTTCGGGTGGTTCAGCAGATGGTGCCGGCCAACTGCCTGATGCACAACACCTGCGAGCTGCAGCCCGGGGTCGCCCTGGAAGCGCTGCGCGCAGTGGGCGCTGCCCAGAGCTCCGGCCCCCTTGCCCGCGTGGATTTCGCCGGCGGCTTCCGCTCGGCCGAGGACGCCGAAAGGCACGCCCAGCAGCGGGCCGAGCGCGCCCGGGTCGATAGCTGGCGTCTCGCTGCCGGTGGCGAGGTGGCCGGACTTTCCGCGGGGGGAACCCTGACTCTGGATGCCTCGCGGCTGGCCGGCGACTACAGCGGCGACTACCTGGTGGTGAGCCTGCGCCACAGCGCCAGCCAGTACGCCGGGCAGGGGGTGGCCGGGGAAGATCGCCCCTATCGCTGCGAGGCGCAGCTGATCCGCCGCGAAACCCCCTTTCGTCCAACCCTGCCGCCGCGGCCCGAACTGCCGCTGACCTTCAGCGCCCGCATCGAGGCGGCCGGCGAGTATGCCCAACTCGACGAGCAGGGGCGCTACCGGATCAAGCTGCTGGCCGACCGCGAAGACAAGCCCCACAGCGAGGCGAGCCTGCCGATCCGGCGCCTGGCGCCCTGCGGCGGCCCGCCGGGAGAACTGCCTGTCGGTTTCCATGCGCCGCTGCACGACGGCGCCGAGGTGCTACTCTCCTGCCTCAACGGCGATCCCGACCGGCCGATGCTGGTCGGCACCCTGCCCAATCCCGACACCCCGTCGCCGGTGACCAGCGCCAATCCCCAACAGAATATTCTACGCAGCGCCTCGGGCAACGAGCTGTGCCTGGACGACAAGCGCCAGGCCGAGGCCATCACCCTGCAGACCTGGGGCGGGCAGAACATCCTGCGGATGGATGCCGAAGCGGTGGGGCACAGGCTGCGCCTGGCCACCGAGCAGGGCGCCATGCAGTGGCAGGCGAACAAAACTATGGACATCCGCAGCGGCGGCACCCTCACCGAGCGCAGCGGAAACGACCGCATCCAGACCGTGGAGAACCGCCACCGCACCGAGACCCGCAGCGGCGAAATCCACCACCAGGCCGCCACCGACGCCGGCCTGAGTGCTGCGAAAAACCTGCAGATGCGCGCCGGCAGAAACCTCGAGTTCACCGCCGGCAAGCATCTGCGTCTCGATGTCGAGCAGGGCCAGCAGGTCACGGTGAAGCGCGGCGACGCCAGCTTCACCGTCCGCGACGGCCAGGTGCACATCCAGGCCGCGCGAGAGATCCGCATCGAGGGGCGCGGCGGCGGCGATATCCACTTCGGCCAGAGCGGCGGCGGCTTCGTCATTGCTGCCGACGGCGCGGTGAAGCTGTTCGGCAAACAGGTCAGCCTCAAGGGGAGCGGCGGCGTGTCCCTGAACGGGACGGTGAATTACCGGGTGGGTTCGCCACAGGCGATGCCGGCCACTTCAGCGGAAAAAACACTTGTCCCGCGGGTCATCGGAGAGCTCACAGATGGGGGCGAACCCTGTATCTTCGACCTGAACTGGAGCCGTAATCCTGTCGGTGTCGGCCACGCCGTGAATGCGGAGTTTTCAGTGAAAAACTTCTCCAGCGGCGAAGCTGCGACGGTTACCGTGTTTGACATTTCCCACGAAGAGCAGTTCGAGGTGGTGGATACCCTGACCCTCGTCCTGAACGATGGGATGGGGCGTCATGCCCTTGTTTGGCAACGCCAGGAAGAGCAGGTCCAGGAGGATCTGCTTCGAGAAGAGCAAAACGGCCCTGTCGGGGTTCTTTCCTATGCATTCCAGGTTGAGGTCGCCGGAAGGCGGTCAGGCTTTTCGGACGCCCTGAATCTGACCACTTCGGTGACTCTCGCTCCCGAATATGTCGATGGTAATCCATTGGAAGGCGGAGAGCAGATTTTGCTCGAAGATGCCGCAGGCGGAAGATACGTTGCGAAGGTTGTCGAAGGGAAAGCGCATTTTGAAGGGGTTGTAATTGGCCCCTGGCGGTGGAATATCGTAGGAGAACCTTTTGCGTTCGCTGGGAAGAAAACTCATGAATAACACCCTTTACCATGCTCCCAGCAGCACCACCCCCTGGTTGCTTCCCGGAGCCATTAAGGCGCACTATCAGATCAAAATGCCGCTGCTCTTTCCCCCGGTGATCGTCAATCTGCGCGAAGACCGTACGACCGCAGACCCCGCGGCCCGTGATTTGCTAAGCATTCGCGAACTTGATTACTTTCGCAACAACGGAAACAATGCCACCATCTTTATCCACGGGTTCAATGTGCCCTATGGAGATTTTGGGCGCCAGGTTAACGCCGTTAACCAACCCAAGGTAATCAGTTGCACCTCCGGTGAGCGACCGGTCTTGGATATTGAATATGGCCAGGCCGCAACGATCTTCCGCGATCTCAGTAGTTTGGGAAAGCGATTTCCTTTGCTCCAGGATGCGCGTTTTGCCTGGCCATCCCATTTCACCGAGGAGGAGCTCAACGGCCAGGCGGCCCACTCCTGGGTCGTTAATCTCGAGGATGGCCTCAATCGCGCTGCCGGGTTCAACCGGCACGATTACAGCAAATTCACCCGACTCATTCATGTTGCCTGGTCCGGCGATGTCTTCCAACTCAACTACATCCATGCCGAACTGCACGCCAACCGCGCGGGAGCAAAACTGGCCCGCCTCATCCAGCAACTCGTCGATGCCGGCATTCGCATCAACATCATCGCCCACAGCCTTGGTAATCGGGTGTTGCTCGTTGCCATGAATCTTCTCGGCCAGATGCCCGGGCGCAAGGAGTGTATCGACAACGTTTTCATGTGGCAGCCGGCGGTTCCCGATACGGCGCTCTCCAACGATCCGTCCAAAGACACCAGCGTGATGCGCAACTGGAATTTCATCCACGCCAATCGCACCGCCAAAACCATCATGGTGCTCTATTCCCAGCAGGACAACATCCTCGGACCGCACCGCAATGACCAAGACCGGCAAAGGGATAGGGATAACCTGACCGAGGCGGCCGCCGGCAGGGTAGGCGGTCTTTACACCTTGGCCCAGGCGACAGGGGTGCCCCTCGCCACGGAGATCGACAAAGACATGCTCTTTGCACCTTGGGGTATCCAGGGTTTGTACTTGAGTTGGCAAAAGAACTTTGTTGGCGATTCACTGGATTCGTTCGAAAAAGCCTTGATGGAGGAAATTAACCAGGACAGGGATGGGCTGTTCACCGACCATCTCAGGATTCTCGATTATGAAAAAGCTCTGCCTCTGGCTTATGTCCTACGCGTTCGCCAACAGATGGTCGAGGATTACATGAAAACCCTCCGAGCGCTTGGCAAGATGGAGATCAGTGCTCGAATGCCGAGGCCTGCGATGGGGTATGGGGGGCCTATGAGATTCCAAAATGAC
This window encodes:
- a CDS encoding ribonuclease D → MPNTPILTDSAAITRLAEELHRQPAIAVDLEADSMHCYRDKVCLLQFSTAGRTVLVDPLAVADLEPLKAVLADPQVRKIFHAADYDIRCLHRDFGIEIRGLFDTMVSCQFLGEEKVGLADVLGKHFGVELDKRYQRADWSVRPLTPEMISYAAEDTRHLHRLVALLEGRLEEKGRLAWVAEEFALLEQVRHSEAEGPLFLRAKGAGTLDRRQLAVLEELLQWRDREAQRRDCPLFRVVGNKSLLDLARNTPRSHQGLVAIEGISPRLADRYGKQMLQAIERGLNLPQDQLPVYPRSPRPERDPEADRRLALLKEMRTAKAGALGMDPGILINNTLLELISRNPPRKTADLEGFDGMKNWQREVLGEEIVKTLGKE
- a CDS encoding class II fumarate hydratase, yielding MNDKRIERDSMGEMQVPATALYGAQTARALQNFPISGVRFPRPFIRALGMIKERAARVNMELELLDRDRAMAIMEAAEEVIQGTLDGEFVLDIFQTGSGTSTNMNANEVIAHRASQLLEEPPEKRTVHPNDHVNLGQSSNDVIPTAMHLAAAVEIRHSLIPALFALQEALGEKAGEFDDIVKIGRTHLQDATPVRLGQVFSGYARQVALSIRRLENSLEGLLELPLGGTAVGTGINTHPRFAAKVIDGLAEVTGLPFKEAANHFEAQGARDAAVAASGALKVCATALFKIANDIRFLGSGPRCGLGELVLPPVQPGSSIMPGKVNPVMAESLMQVCAQVIGNDAAITLGGLAGNFELNVMMPVITRNLLESIALLATAGTQFTHRCVRGLEADRRRCEQTVEQSLAMCTALAPVIGYDRAAQIAKQAYALGKTVREVALEQKVLPEDELQRILDPRPMTEPGVPGKTR
- a CDS encoding EamA family transporter, whose product is MSTLAFSLILFSALMHALWNLLVKRSRDKTVFIWWMFVCSGGMLNLLLPFMPEPFPLPSGQVLLLGAGGAACFVFYHLFNGRAYRAGDLSLTYPLSQTAMVYVPVWGVLLLGEQLSPLGVGGILLILCGAYCVQLRRLSSSEILRPFRNLSDPSVQAALIAGFIYSVGAVIDKSGVTIYPAFHFTYLLVMFMLAFLTLNLLRPSYRGRVLEEFRHSRMLVAVSGPVMMGSFLTFRFGLKLAPMSYAVPVRQVSLLIGVLIGTLFLGESCGRIRFIAAMLILAGVCLVRLG
- a CDS encoding HD domain-containing protein — protein: MKNLANFFFEVGMLKRTPRTGFQFLGSGAESVAEHIFRTAIIGYTLARLDDEADVGRVLELCLFHDVPEARTGDLNYVNKKYVKADEAKAVEDLARTLPFGDHYRSALQEFAAAGSREALIAHDADQLEMILALKEYKDLGNRYADEWYPFAVRRLKTEPAQRLAETIWATDSSRWWFDDDAEWWVKGRKDQL
- a CDS encoding type VI secretion system Vgr family protein translates to MGEIKCHAGRDTLELAASRARLSFCLGDIALPVLSLDGEETLSEPFHFRIETLCPEGHPISGMPGQPGQVGLTGRDGAQRKLAGVVTGAEELGRHGDGRRRVLVCFESRLALLRLQSDTRLVLSRSTPEIVRDTLLQHGFSPNQLRFHLTRTCRVRPSTLQAAETDLAFVLRLLAREGIFFWSDQEQGREVVHFADHNSHCPALERPPVRYRPGGGLAAGQPQTAFDRLRVVQQMVPANCLMHNTCELQPGVALEALRAVGAAQSSGPLARVDFAGGFRSAEDAERHAQQRAERARVDSWRLAAGGEVAGLSAGGTLTLDASRLAGDYSGDYLVVSLRHSASQYAGQGVAGEDRPYRCEAQLIRRETPFRPTLPPRPELPLTFSARIEAAGEYAQLDEQGRYRIKLLADREDKPHSEASLPIRRLAPCGGPPGELPVGFHAPLHDGAEVLLSCLNGDPDRPMLVGTLPNPDTPSPVTSANPQQNILRSASGNELCLDDKRQAEAITLQTWGGQNILRMDAEAVGHRLRLATEQGAMQWQANKTMDIRSGGTLTERSGNDRIQTVENRHRTETRSGEIHHQAATDAGLSAAKNLQMRAGRNLEFTAGKHLRLDVEQGQQVTVKRGDASFTVRDGQVHIQAAREIRIEGRGGGDIHFGQSGGGFVIAADGAVKLFGKQVSLKGSGGVSLNGTVNYRVGSPQAMPATSAEKTLVPRVIGELTDGGEPCIFDLNWSRNPVGVGHAVNAEFSVKNFSSGEAATVTVFDISHEEQFEVVDTLTLVLNDGMGRHALVWQRQEEQVQEDLLREEQNGPVGVLSYAFQVEVAGRRSGFSDALNLTTSVTLAPEYVDGNPLEGGEQILLEDAAGGRYVAKVVEGKAHFEGVVIGPWRWNIVGEPFAFAGKKTHE
- a CDS encoding alpha/beta hydrolase, with product MNNTLYHAPSSTTPWLLPGAIKAHYQIKMPLLFPPVIVNLREDRTTADPAARDLLSIRELDYFRNNGNNATIFIHGFNVPYGDFGRQVNAVNQPKVISCTSGERPVLDIEYGQAATIFRDLSSLGKRFPLLQDARFAWPSHFTEEELNGQAAHSWVVNLEDGLNRAAGFNRHDYSKFTRLIHVAWSGDVFQLNYIHAELHANRAGAKLARLIQQLVDAGIRINIIAHSLGNRVLLVAMNLLGQMPGRKECIDNVFMWQPAVPDTALSNDPSKDTSVMRNWNFIHANRTAKTIMVLYSQQDNILGPHRNDQDRQRDRDNLTEAAAGRVGGLYTLAQATGVPLATEIDKDMLFAPWGIQGLYLSWQKNFVGDSLDSFEKALMEEINQDRDGLFTDHLRILDYEKALPLAYVLRVRQQMVEDYMKTLRALGKMEISARMPRPAMGYGGPMRFQNDNFVESLIGQGKIVLVDQTQWLFNHSGMKVPSKILFEEVYRKRILLQILRTSGFGKY